A genomic segment from Bufo bufo chromosome 8, aBufBuf1.1, whole genome shotgun sequence encodes:
- the LOC120978192 gene encoding olfactory receptor 5B21-like: MNSTNQTSMAYFIIKGITDVPELQVPIFLMVLLIYLITFSGNMTIFLLICVDCHLHTPMYFFLGNLSMVDLSSSTITLHKVLLIFITGDKTVSYSACIIQMYIFASLIGHELLILSAMSYDRYVATCNPLRYHTIMNRRVCGLLCSCCYLLGCVQVLAPVVIFSGFSCYTSNEVNHFFCDIIPLMKITCNDSAVLEMVVFVQGLFIITLLPFVLTLIPYLFIISAILKIHSRIGKQKAFYTCSSHLTVVTLLYLTLISQYLTPTSKGSINSKKLFSLFNTAAVPMLNPIIYSLKNRDVKSAMKRRLLFCKSIS, translated from the coding sequence ATGAATTCTACCAACCAGACGTCAATGGCGTACTTCATCATTAAAGGGATCACGGATGTCCCAGAGCTCCAGGTTCCCATTTTTCTTATGGTTCTACTCATCTATCTCATCACATTCAGTGGCAATATGACAATTTTTCTACTCATCTGTGtagactgccatctccacacccccATGTATTTCTTCTTGGGCAATCTGTCCATGGTGGACTTATCATCTTCCACTATCACCTTACATAAAGTTCTTCTCATCTTCATAACTGGTGATAAAACAGTTTCATACTCGGCATGTATAATTCAAATGTACATTTTTGCTTCTTTAATTGGTCATGAACTTTTAATTTTGTCTGCTATGAGCTACGATAGATATGTAGCTACTTGTAACCCTCTACGTTACCATACCATCATGAACCGCCGGGTTTGTGGTCTACTATGTTCCTGCTGCTACTTGCTGGGCTGCGTCCAAGTGCTTGCTCCGGTTGTCATCTTCTCGGGTTTCTCATGCTATACATCCAACGAGGTCAACCATTTCTTCTGTGACATCATACCTCTTATGAAAATCACTTGTAATGACTCTGCGGTCTTAGAAATGGTGGTCTTTGTCCAGGGACTTTTTATTATCACCCTGTTACCCTTTGTGCTCACGTTAATCCCCTATCTTTTTATTATATCAGCCATCTTGAAGATCCATTCCAGAATAGGAAAGCAGAAAGCCTTTTACACCTGTTCCTCGCATCTTACAGTGGTCACCCTTCTCTACCTAACGCTTATCTCTCAGTACTTGACCCCCACTTCAAAAGGGTCGATAAACTCCAAGAAGCTCTTCTCACTTTTTAATACAGCCGCTGTCCCCATGTTAAACCCAATCATCTATAGTTTAAAGAATAGAGATGTTAAGTCAGCGATGAAGAGGAGGCTGCTGTTCTGTAAATCGATATCCTAG